From one Streptomyces sp. N50 genomic stretch:
- a CDS encoding O-antigen ligase family protein: MAAATGPDADSERRNVSDAAGIAVLGSCAAWSLITAAMHDGRPEGVLLAVLAVAAGYASGRISGALVPVAAPCVGALAGLGMALAEPHLAPGPQFAVPLGHAGATAALLTLAVGAACCSAWAAPTPPLRLALRLLAAGITVVAAVLGSLSGFVLCTAVLLCSLAAGRMRRRGLGIAGLGLATALVTGATWAVAGNVLPDGLTASLEGQLTPHRVQLWQDALHMAHQDSALGVGPGRFGELSSAAAEALLPDGKPHSAPLQLAAEQGIVGVLLLAAAYGWVLHALWRTTRSTPIALTAGAALTGLAIVAAVGNALSFTSVSVGAGFLAGLATAHPLAEEAARTAPDAHARGDRLAP, from the coding sequence ATGGCGGCGGCGACCGGTCCGGACGCCGACAGTGAAAGACGAAACGTTTCCGATGCGGCGGGCATCGCGGTGCTCGGATCCTGTGCCGCGTGGTCGCTGATCACCGCCGCGATGCACGACGGCCGGCCCGAGGGCGTGCTGCTCGCGGTCCTGGCGGTCGCCGCCGGTTACGCGTCGGGGCGGATCTCCGGAGCGCTCGTACCGGTCGCCGCGCCCTGTGTGGGGGCGCTGGCCGGGCTCGGTATGGCGCTGGCGGAGCCACATCTCGCCCCGGGCCCCCAGTTCGCCGTACCGCTGGGCCACGCCGGTGCGACCGCGGCCCTGCTGACCCTGGCCGTGGGTGCCGCCTGCTGCTCGGCCTGGGCCGCCCCGACACCACCCCTGCGGCTCGCGCTGCGGCTGCTGGCGGCCGGGATCACGGTCGTCGCGGCCGTCCTGGGCTCGCTCTCGGGATTCGTCCTGTGCACGGCGGTGCTGCTGTGCTCGCTCGCCGCCGGCCGCATGCGGCGCCGGGGTCTGGGCATCGCCGGTCTGGGCCTGGCCACGGCGCTGGTGACCGGCGCGACCTGGGCCGTGGCCGGAAACGTGCTCCCGGACGGGCTGACCGCCTCCCTGGAGGGCCAGTTGACCCCGCACCGGGTCCAGCTGTGGCAGGACGCCCTGCACATGGCGCACCAGGATTCCGCCCTGGGGGTGGGTCCGGGGCGCTTCGGAGAGCTGAGCAGCGCGGCGGCCGAGGCCCTGCTCCCGGACGGCAAGCCGCACTCGGCGCCGCTTCAGCTGGCGGCCGAGCAGGGAATCGTCGGCGTGCTCCTGCTGGCGGCGGCCTACGGCTGGGTGCTGCACGCGCTGTGGCGCACCACGCGCTCCACGCCGATCGCGCTCACGGCGGGCGCCGCGCTGACGGGGCTCGCGATCGTCGCCGCGGTCGGCAACGCGCTGAGCTTCACCTCGGTGTCGGTCGGCGCGGGCTTCCTGGCCGGGCTGGCCACGGCCCACCCGCTCGCCGAGGAGGCCGCACGCACCGCGCCGGACGCACACGCGCGTGGCGACCGACTGGCCCCGTGA
- a CDS encoding glutamate racemase, whose amino-acid sequence MKIALMDSGIGLLAATAAVRRVRPDADLVLSLDPEGMPYGPRTPEDVAQRALAVAEAAAAHRPDALIIGCNTATVHALTVLREHLEPGIPVIGTVPAIKPAAAGGTPFAIWATPATTGSPYQRGLIKDFADGVPVTEVPCWGLAEAVEHGDEAAIDAAVAAAAELTPDDVTTVVLGCTHYELVAERIRAAVQRLDRPPLVLHGSADAVAAQALRRIGEKPAPEALPDGTVTVLLNGREGALPAAASVYAEGRLLRAVTPAH is encoded by the coding sequence GTGAAGATCGCGCTGATGGACTCCGGAATCGGCCTTCTGGCGGCCACCGCCGCGGTACGGCGCGTGCGCCCCGACGCGGATCTCGTGCTCTCCCTGGACCCCGAGGGCATGCCGTACGGGCCGCGGACACCGGAAGACGTCGCCCAGCGCGCGCTGGCCGTCGCCGAGGCCGCCGCCGCGCACCGGCCCGACGCCCTGATCATCGGCTGCAACACCGCGACCGTGCATGCCCTGACGGTCCTGCGTGAGCACCTGGAGCCCGGCATCCCGGTCATCGGCACGGTCCCGGCGATCAAGCCGGCCGCCGCCGGTGGCACGCCCTTCGCGATCTGGGCGACGCCCGCCACCACCGGCAGCCCCTATCAGCGCGGCCTCATCAAGGACTTCGCCGACGGTGTGCCGGTGACCGAGGTCCCGTGCTGGGGACTGGCCGAGGCCGTGGAGCACGGGGACGAGGCGGCCATCGACGCCGCCGTCGCCGCGGCCGCCGAGCTGACCCCCGACGATGTAACGACCGTCGTCCTGGGCTGCACCCATTACGAGTTGGTCGCCGAACGCATCCGCGCCGCTGTCCAGCGCCTCGACCGGCCGCCGCTCGTCCTGCACGGCTCCGCCGACGCGGTGGCCGCCCAGGCACTGCGCCGGATCGGTGAAAAGCCCGCCCCTGAGGCGCTGCCCGACGGCACCGTCACGGTGCTCCTGAACGGTCGCGAGGGCGCGCTGCCCGCTGCCGCGTCGGTCTACGCCGAGGGCCGGCTCCTGCGGGCCGTCACACCGGCCCACTGA
- a CDS encoding glycosyltransferase, whose amino-acid sequence MWIAAGSFAAWLWLLLCQGFFWRTDIRLPARTDPDVWPSVCVVVPARDEAAVLPESLPSLLAQDYPGRAEIFLVDDGSSDGTGELARELASRHGGLPLTVDSPGEPPTGWTGKLWAVRHGIALARARDPEYLLLTDADIAHAPDSLRELVAAARSGGFDAVSLMARLRVESLWERLVVPAFVYFFAQLYPFRRIGKQSARTAAAAGGCVLLRADAAERARIPDVIRQAVIDDVALARAVKGGGGHIWLGLAERVDSVRPYPRLHDLWRMVSRSAYAQLRHNPLLLLGTVVGLALVYLVPPLALFTGLAVGSTGAAVLGGLAWLVMTGTYIPMLRYYGQPLWLAPLLPFTAFLYLLMTVDSAVQHYRGRGAAWKGRTYTRPDAVVGDES is encoded by the coding sequence GTGTGGATCGCCGCCGGATCATTCGCCGCCTGGCTGTGGCTGCTGCTCTGTCAGGGCTTCTTCTGGCGCACCGACATCAGACTCCCGGCCCGCACCGACCCGGACGTCTGGCCGTCGGTCTGTGTGGTCGTCCCGGCCCGCGACGAGGCCGCCGTACTCCCCGAGAGTCTGCCGTCGCTCCTCGCTCAGGACTATCCCGGGCGGGCGGAGATCTTCCTTGTCGACGACGGCAGTTCGGACGGCACCGGGGAACTGGCCCGCGAGCTGGCGTCCCGGCACGGCGGGCTGCCGCTGACCGTGGACTCCCCCGGCGAACCGCCCACGGGCTGGACGGGCAAGCTGTGGGCCGTACGGCACGGCATCGCTCTGGCACGCGCGCGTGACCCCGAGTACCTGCTGCTGACGGACGCGGACATCGCGCACGCCCCGGACAGCCTGCGGGAGTTGGTGGCGGCGGCCCGCTCTGGTGGCTTCGACGCCGTGTCGCTGATGGCCCGGCTGCGCGTGGAGAGCCTGTGGGAGCGGCTCGTGGTACCGGCGTTCGTCTACTTCTTCGCGCAGCTGTATCCGTTCCGCCGGATCGGCAAGCAGTCGGCGCGGACGGCTGCCGCGGCGGGTGGCTGTGTCCTGCTGCGCGCCGACGCCGCCGAGCGGGCGCGGATCCCGGACGTTATCCGGCAGGCGGTGATCGACGACGTGGCGCTCGCGCGGGCCGTCAAGGGCGGCGGGGGTCACATCTGGCTGGGGCTCGCCGAGCGGGTGGACAGCGTGCGCCCGTATCCGCGGCTGCACGACCTGTGGCGGATGGTCTCGCGCAGCGCGTACGCGCAACTGCGGCACAACCCGCTGCTCCTGCTGGGTACCGTCGTCGGGCTGGCGCTGGTGTATCTAGTGCCGCCGCTGGCCCTGTTCACCGGTCTGGCCGTCGGAAGTACGGGGGCCGCGGTCCTCGGCGGCCTCGCGTGGCTGGTGATGACGGGGACGTACATCCCGATGCTCCGCTACTACGGGCAGCCGCTGTGGCTCGCTCCCCTGTTGCCGTTCACCGCGTTTCTGTACCTCCTGATGACCGTCGATTCCGCGGTGCAGCACTACAGGGGACGCGGCGCGGCCTGGAAGGGCCGCACCTACACGCGTCCTGACGCCGTCGTCGGCGACGAGAGCTGA
- a CDS encoding TerD family protein — protein MPKGSNVPVPTTALRVELGWRSGPGVPDADASALLLVGGKVRSDGDFVFYNQPAHSSGAVRHEGKGTAGGKVTDSLLVDLARVEPAVDRIVLAASADGGTFGRVPDLYIEVRDAVQNTVVARFDSTGATVETAFVLGEFYRRQGAWKFRAVGQGYDSGLEGLATDFGITVDEPQQATPAATMAPPAGPPVHMPPPSGPPVNLPPPVQPPVTMPPPPVNPPPSVTPVRLSKVTLTKAAPSVSLTKQGGTSGAMRVNLNWEVRKQFSGWGSKRGRAVAMHADLDLDLCALYELADGRKGVVQALGNAFGSLQRPPYIHLDGDDRSGASASGENLTVNLDHIKDFRRILVFVTIYEGARSFADLHATVTLQPQHGAAIDFSLDECTVPSTVCALALITNTGGDLVVQREARYLVPDRGVSPQRTVDRVYGWGMNWTPGRK, from the coding sequence ATGCCGAAGGGATCGAATGTTCCGGTGCCGACGACGGCACTGCGCGTCGAATTGGGCTGGCGGTCCGGACCCGGCGTCCCGGACGCGGACGCCTCGGCCCTGCTGCTGGTCGGCGGGAAGGTCCGTTCCGACGGCGACTTCGTGTTCTACAACCAGCCGGCGCACTCCTCCGGCGCGGTCCGCCACGAGGGCAAGGGCACCGCCGGCGGGAAGGTGACCGACAGCCTGCTCGTCGACCTCGCGCGCGTGGAGCCCGCCGTCGACCGCATCGTCCTCGCCGCCTCAGCCGACGGCGGAACGTTCGGCCGGGTCCCCGACCTGTACATCGAGGTCCGGGACGCCGTACAGAACACCGTGGTCGCCCGCTTCGACAGCACGGGCGCGACGGTCGAGACCGCCTTCGTGCTCGGCGAGTTCTACCGCCGCCAGGGCGCCTGGAAGTTCCGGGCCGTGGGCCAGGGCTACGACAGCGGACTCGAGGGCCTGGCGACCGACTTCGGCATCACCGTGGACGAGCCGCAGCAGGCGACACCGGCCGCGACCATGGCGCCGCCGGCCGGTCCACCGGTGCACATGCCGCCGCCGTCCGGGCCGCCCGTGAACCTGCCGCCGCCGGTCCAGCCGCCCGTGACCATGCCGCCTCCTCCGGTGAACCCGCCCCCTTCGGTGACCCCTGTGCGGCTCTCCAAGGTGACGCTCACCAAGGCAGCCCCCTCCGTCTCGCTGACGAAGCAGGGCGGCACCTCGGGTGCCATGCGTGTGAACCTCAACTGGGAGGTGCGCAAGCAGTTCTCGGGCTGGGGCAGCAAGCGCGGCCGCGCGGTCGCGATGCACGCGGACCTCGACCTCGACCTGTGCGCCCTGTACGAACTCGCCGACGGCCGCAAGGGAGTCGTCCAGGCACTCGGCAACGCGTTCGGCTCCCTGCAGCGGCCCCCGTACATCCATCTCGACGGCGACGACCGCAGCGGCGCGTCGGCGAGCGGCGAGAACCTCACCGTGAACCTCGACCACATCAAGGACTTCCGGCGCATCCTCGTCTTCGTGACCATCTACGAAGGCGCCCGTTCCTTCGCCGACCTGCACGCCACGGTCACCCTCCAGCCGCAGCACGGCGCAGCGATCGACTTCTCGCTCGACGAGTGCACGGTGCCCTCCACGGTGTGCGCCCTGGCCCTGATCACCAACACCGGGGGCGACCTCGTCGTCCAGCGCGAGGCCCGCTACCTCGTCCCCGACCGAGGGGTGAGCCCACAGCGGACCGTCGACCGCGTCTACGGGTGGGGCATGAACTGGACCCCGGGTCGCAAGTGA